From Methylobacterium sp. AMS5, the proteins below share one genomic window:
- a CDS encoding AAA family ATPase has protein sequence MIIDPDHFLETAAGRLWTPERNLQAWATAFAVLDAALAAAVSPADVIVVCGVQGSGKSTWTRTTAGERPAAILFDAALPGRRHRRPIIEAARQHGARVSAVWIDVPLVVALNRNAARSHDKAVPEASLRTVFERFEPPSREEGFDEIRIVRP, from the coding sequence ATGATCATCGACCCCGACCATTTCCTCGAAACGGCCGCCGGACGCCTCTGGACCCCGGAGCGCAATCTCCAGGCTTGGGCCACCGCCTTCGCCGTACTCGATGCTGCGCTCGCCGCGGCCGTTTCGCCCGCGGACGTCATCGTCGTGTGCGGGGTGCAGGGTTCGGGCAAGAGTACCTGGACCCGCACGACGGCGGGGGAGCGGCCGGCCGCGATCCTCTTCGATGCGGCCCTACCGGGCCGCCGACACCGTCGGCCCATCATCGAGGCGGCACGGCAGCATGGTGCCCGCGTGTCGGCCGTCTGGATCGACGTACCGCTCGTCGTAGCCCTGAACCGGAACGCGGCCCGATCGCACGACAAGGCCGTGCCGGAAGCCAGCTTGCGTACTGTGTTCGAGCGCTTCGAGCCGCCCTCCCGCGAGGAGGGTTTCGACGAGATCCGCATCGTGCGACCGTGA